The Eleginops maclovinus isolate JMC-PN-2008 ecotype Puerto Natales chromosome 18, JC_Emac_rtc_rv5, whole genome shotgun sequence genome segment gcagCTCAACCAGTATATTTAACattattcaattacatttttgttttaaaacttcaGCAGGAACTTTTCAgttggactgctacttggagaggtcccagttcacctcctaggccctgctgtggtgcccttgagcaaggcaccggacacctccaatcccccctccccattgctccctgggcgctgcacaatagctgcccactgctcctagtactaggatgggttaaatgcagaggaccaatttcactgtgtgtgctctgctgtgtgcatgtatgtgactagagagggtttcatcctccgattctatctacacacacacacagcatataaTTTCCATGGTGGTGTAGACAGGACACAAATGCATATGCCTCAATATGGTAGTGGAGGATAATGTGGTGTGATAAGTTTCTTTTGCACCCACAATGTGTAGgccttgtttttgtgtctgtataCATAATATTTTTGGTTAATTATTCCCCTGCAAAAGGTTGCATGCTTTGTTAATAATGTATTTGGGTTGGTATTCCATTGAAATGACCTTAGTACAAAAGTAAAACGGAAGATGTATACTGGCCACAATCTTAGAAAAGGGGAAATTGTTGCAatgtgttttggaaaaaaatgatcacctcacctttttaaaaactcacTTTGATAAAGGAACTTCCAAAGTATAGACCAGCACGCCTTTGTTTAAACCTATTATCAAGCCCTGTGGAAAAGATCCGCACTAATTCTTACATGATTACACTTTACCGTGGTGAACAAATTATCAGGGATGAATGCAGTTcacaaattgtgaaaaatgtgcttattttaaTTTGGGCAGTAACAGCTGTGGAATGAATGTCACCAGTATCCCCTATCACACAATCCTGTGGTTGGACCACCATATGTTCTCACAACCAAAGAACCACACCAGAGTTTGTGTGGAGAAAAGCCAATGACTGTGTTGAAACCAAGCCAAATTAACCAGAACCAACGGGTTACATTTTGAGAGTTCATTTAACCAGGCCAGACAGCTTAGGTATAAAACCCAGACATatatgtttgtcattttaagaaTAAGATACAGTCATAAAAGTTATTAAGAAGCAACCCTAGAATAGCATTTTATATAGAAAACAAATCTCTCCCTTAGGATGTGAAGTTCTTTAAAGTTCACATCCTATCTGAAAATTCCTGCCCTCAGATTGAACAGATTTGAAATCATTTGTATTCTTCTAAAAAACCTGCACTGTCCAGACCTGTTAACGCAAATGTCTTTTGTTACGTCATCTGCTTAAAATCACAACCATAATACTCCACTTTgatgtttcaaacacattttagacaGAGGCAACAAGTTTCTCAATGTCTGAattctcttttgtttgtgtctgtttctcagACATCATTACTGTGGCAAATATTTTGCTCTATTTCCATATTGTTACACAGAATCCAGTGCTTTGGCAGCATGTGCAGGGTGGTGGCTGTGGTTGAGGGTTGCTCAACACAAGATCACACTGGGAGTGTAGAGGGGAAATTGCAACAGTGGGTTTTCATGAACTTCTGCTTAACTTGTAAACGAGCCTTACACAATCCCATGTCCATAAAAGTTCCTCTCCTTTGGCTTTGAGCATTGGCAATTCAGCTCAGGAAACAGAGGGCAATCAATCAATTGGTTGAGAGCTGGAGATGACACCAGCTGGAAATTTCCAGTGAAAAGAGAACACTATGAgtaatcccattgctttttctACAGGTTGTGTTGTACATAGCATCATGTAAATAGTTTAACTGTTGACTGGTTGAATGTgttacataaaatatgtcagatATGACggtgaaaacatgttttgcattCGTTGGTGATAAAGTGCCAGTGTTTTTTGTCAGCCCTTTTGACAATATTATACCTCATTATATACGTTTATAAATCTAGATACAGTATTTGGGATTTCCCCTCATTAATCCCTATTGTTTTACTCAAGAACCGATGGATAAGTTGGATGACTTATCAGTCAATGACCAAAGTGGAGTCATCCTAATTCTGTGGCCAGGTAGACTACTTCAGGCGTTAACCACATGTGAATTGCGACCCAGGTGGTTacacagacatttttttctgtgttttttttccaagatCACTAAATTGCATGATAATCTTGCAATGATGCTGCCTCACAGGGATTTGGATCAGTAATAATGTTAAGTGAGGGCTGCTTTCTTTAAGAAACTGTACATTGTACATACAACTGTACATACAAAATTGTGTACATTTGACCAAGATCTAGATTTATTTTAGTGTCACTGACATTTAATCAATTTTAATGTGGCATTGACTGGTTCTCCCATTTCATTTTGTAGTAACTTTTGTTACTGGTCAACCTTACCACAGTCCGTCTGGCCTAAATACTAGGTTTTGGAAATATCAAGTGTCTGCATTGtccatattattttaaatttctcaatcaatcatttttttgCATGTGAACACTGGTACCTCAACTGGACCCTTTATTGTGTTGGACCTGACATTCAATGTGTACTGCAGGACTTTATTGAAACATATGTTTTCTGTCACATCCTATTTGTAATTGTTTGATCgaaaagtatttttacactAATTTGCAGTATCTTTTACCTGATAATTAGAAAGCAGTGTGATCATGTGTATGTGGCCCTAGACTTGAGTTGATCCAAATGCTGTAGTCTATTGTATACACAACAAAGATACAGTATGTCATAAAACACAGAAGAGGGAGGCTCTTAGTTCCACATCCATGCTTCTTTCGGTTTCTGTGTTTATAACCTCTAACAGAAAACAAGGTATGTAATAGCAAGtgttgtatgtatttaaaaagacagagatATTCTGAACTATCAGAAGTTAATGAGTCTTATGGATATAATACTAGTTTGAAGTTTGAAGCTGACATACatattttgttcatatttacTATTAGGTTTTCATGCAAAATaggttcatttaaaataatgaatcttCAGCCATTTATTGAAAAGTGGCGTAAAAGAAGTTCCTTAGTAggttgaacatttatttatttaaagtgtttgtgcAACTATTTACTGCTTACGAGATAGGGCCAATTTTGTTGACTGTACAAGCATCAATTCAATTGCTGTTAGCATTGATAACATCCCATATTTAGGGAAAAGGATAACTCAAACTTTACACCTAATTATCCTTAAAAAACCCTCAAAAGGTACTAAACTGTTTATGTGAAGATGCacattataattattgaatAATCCTTTAGGTATGTAACTggcttatatatatatttgcgaGCAAAATCAGCTTTCTGAATAACACATTGGAGTCAAAAATAGCAtacattcatttctttattcagaaatagttttgtctctttcaggcaattaaaaatataaggttttattttttttactgcttttttCTCACATTGGTATTTCACAGCAATGAAATATTTCTCCATAAATAagtacaaaatacattttttttctttagacacaaataaatatcataataaatatattagttTAAGTTAAACAACACAAGGATACCAATAACCAAAAGGAATACTGTGGTTTTAAAGTCCCTGAACCAGGTTGTCAAATAAACGGGACAATTAATGATGGGGTGCAATTTACAAACTAGAAAAGATAACAGAATTTTTTACATAATAAATCTTGTAAAGTACGTCAGTATACAGATATTTAAATCTAAACTCTGACATACATTTTGCTGGTATTACACTTTGATCTTTCAGCATTCTGCAACTTATACATGCTTGCACCCCAGGTCTCAGGAAAATGACATGGTTACATGCATACacccacaaccacacacacacacacacacacacacacacacacacacacacacacacacacacacacacacacacacacacacacacacacactttacacacacacagcagaatgaAGTATGAAGCTTTGGTTGAATGCTACTGGGAGACTTGACAGTTTCTCCCATTTGGATTAGCTGTAAAGTGCATATCACAGATAAAATGGCATCAATGACACATGTCAGGTCTCACTGATTAAGGCTACTGAATCAAACATACTGTTTTTGGCACCAAGAGTAAATAGCCTATGAGGCAGGGAGAATCTTTAAGGCGTAGTAATTAATTATTCACTAAAGATAAGCCGTTTTGATCACTACAGATTTAAGTACAAACCAGAATATTTACTGCCATTGTCAAGACCTGCAGAGGAGTTCATTTTTATGGAAGACCACATACATAGGTCGAATAAGCTACATAATATTTTTAAGTATAAAAATAGTCTTGATAACATTTGGGTACTAAAATCATCTCATCATGTGTAGTTTTCCCAAGTCAAGTTCCATTTTAACTTAATTAAGAACTTTAAGTGTTATTGTTTCAAAAATTGACTTGTCCTGATCAGATCTGGCTCTGCAGAAAGTTCAGATAAATAAGCGCTGTTAACAGTTGTCTGCAGCTCCTTCCCTTTTTCATCCCTTTAGTCGGACAGGGACAGACGCTCAAACACAGTGAGCCTCTTACTGGCTGCGTCTAATGTTGGAGACTCGGTTCCACTGGAAcctccactgctgctgctgtagctgTCCTCCAGGGAGTCCTCGGAGGAAAAACGCTGGAGGCCAGCAGGCTTCATGAATCCTGATTGGCCTCCAGGACCAGAAAACGGCATATCCTGCTTGTGCCCATCCTCAATGCTGTTGAAGACTCTGTTGTTGTTGCCATTAAAGTTATTTCcatggccacacacacagcgtGATGCCTTTGGCTCCATGATGACAGGAATGTTGTGGATGTCTCCGGTGCTGGCACGGGTCTGATGGTTGCCAAACTGGAATGCTGTTGGCTCCCGCTGCAAGGAGTCACCAAACACTGGGGAGAGGAGGTCAGCGGGAGGTGGGGAAACAGACGGAGCACGGCTGAAGCCCAGATTAGGATCATTGAAGGATGAGAGGAATGATGAAGGAGGAGAGCTGCGTGAAGGGCCCAGGAACCCAGCAAAGCTGACACTTTGGCGCAGCTGGTGGCGTGGATTCTGACCACCAGAAGTTGGTTGCTGTTCATTCTGGAATTTGGATGTTAACGGACCTCCACTGATTTTGTCCTCATGGATAAAGTGGCAGCGTGAGCCGTAGGGGCAGTAACCGAAGTTGTAGAAGGTTCTGCAGGGCTCTGTCTTGTACTTGGGGTGGCGGAACAGTCCACGCAGCTCTGCCTCACCATGGGCAAACTGGCACTTAGTGCCATACTTGCAGCAGCCAGTCTCCTGGAAGCCACGGCACAGCTCCGTCTTGTAACGATTAGGGGCCACCATTTGTTGAACCTGGGGTTGGAGGTTGGATGAGGGAGGAAATCCGGGCGGTGGAGCCACAGTGGTAGCAGAGGGAAAAGTGTCCAGGTTAGACAGCTTTCTGTAGGAGGAGAGCAGGCTGCTGCTGGACTCGGTCAGGCTCATGGAGCGGTCAGGCCTGAAGGGGGGCTGTTTCGGATTGGATTCAGGGCCCTGGCTCCAGATGTTGGAGGACCAGAAAGGGCTGCCGTTGTCGTTATGGTTAACATGCTCGGTGCTCAAGCTGTGGCtcgaggagggaggaggggaggggggagagaagaagGAGGCTGACCGGTGCAGCCGACTCTGACCCGGGGCTTTGATTTGAGATTGTTTCGGAAGCAAGGCTTCATCCAGGGCCAGTTTCATAAGGTTCTGTTACAGAAGATTGACATAGTAACTATACAGGCCTTTATTACTCATTTTAAAGCAATATATCGTactatcatttttcattttaaagcaatatATCATACTATCATTTTTCAGTGTTAACCTATTTCCTACAAAACCGTCTATTTAGAGTATTTATTTCAAGAAAAGATAACTTAATCCggaattaaattatatttaggatttctttttgtttcttaaagaaagtagacaacagaacaaaaacataaagtcACTAAAATAAACTGTACATCAGTAAACGTTTCATCTGCCAATTtcattacaaaatacaaataaaacgtagataatttcagtttttgacaatttattttttctgttccTCATGAATACTCAGAGTGGAGGTTTGAAActtaagaaacaaacacacttgtctcTCCTAtcttaaatatttattcaaactgaagAAATTCTCTGTGACTAAGCTTGGTTCAAAAGGAATTCACTGTCAAATCAGTGATTCACGGAGGACTACACATGCCCaagaataaacaaacacttgtgGAGAGGAGTTACAGAGCTGACTGTCCaactttttccaaaacaaaattCCTAACCTTCGACTCACCTTCGTTAAGATGTCAATCATTTCGGACATGCTGTATCCCTTTGGCCGAAAAGAAGAAGATTCAGCTGTGATCCAGGATTGACGGTTTGATACCTGTGTCAAGACTTTAGTCAAGTTAGATTTGTGCTCTGGCTTTATTTGCCTCAGAAAACCCCTCCCCCAGAACTAGGAGGAGTTTCCACTGCTATGTTCCCGGATGACCATCCCTCCGCCTCAAGTTTCAGTGAGCTCAGAGGGCGGGtgctaaaacaacaaaaaaaaaaaagaaagaaagaaaactgtatttttagCTATAGCTGTGTGAAATGCTTCAGTTTTGTAGGCTTGTGAAAGCAAAGTGGCTTATTTACATAGCTCTCATGCATGCTCTCCAGCTAGGCCTATAGcacacacttgtttttcctATGTTTATTCTTAATCTGTATGTTCATTTAGAGATTTCCTGCAGAGTCATACATTATTCCAGCTGTGTGAAATGTTTCTGAATCTGAAGCCCCTAGTTGTTGGAGGCAAATAAGGCTGTTTGTTTAAACCAGTACACTGTGTCATTCCACATCAACAAGTTAAGCTGGCTTTTCCGTAGCAAACATTTGAACACTCATATACAGgcatatatttacagtatatacattCCTATGACTAATGGTGGGTTTTCAGGAAGTGTAATAAATCATCTTGTCCCTGATCACGTACTGTACATTTTCTTAGCATTGTTACCCGCAGAGGGAATCACTGAACCCTATTGTTTGACGGAAATCATGCACCtatatttcctcttatttacTTTGGTTTCGGTTGTGATTGGGGCATCAAATAGTCAACCAAAGCACTGAAAAAGTCCAACAGTTATCAGAACTCAACCAAC includes the following:
- the zgc:162730 gene encoding mRNA decay activator protein ZFP36, whose amino-acid sequence is MSEMIDILTKNLMKLALDEALLPKQSQIKAPGQSRLHRSASFFSPPSPPPSSSHSLSTEHVNHNDNGSPFWSSNIWSQGPESNPKQPPFRPDRSMSLTESSSSLLSSYRKLSNLDTFPSATTVAPPPGFPPSSNLQPQVQQMVAPNRYKTELCRGFQETGCCKYGTKCQFAHGEAELRGLFRHPKYKTEPCRTFYNFGYCPYGSRCHFIHEDKISGGPLTSKFQNEQQPTSGGQNPRHQLRQSVSFAGFLGPSRSSPPSSFLSSFNDPNLGFSRAPSVSPPPADLLSPVFGDSLQREPTAFQFGNHQTRASTGDIHNIPVIMEPKASRCVCGHGNNFNGNNNRVFNSIEDGHKQDMPFSGPGGQSGFMKPAGLQRFSSEDSLEDSYSSSSGGSSGTESPTLDAASKRLTVFERLSLSD